Proteins from a genomic interval of Clostridium sp. M62/1:
- a CDS encoding cysteine-rich VLP domain-containing protein: MNGNIPRMDYRQYRAARRLVHECCNYDSGNCLLLEDGEPCVCVQSISYSLLCRWFTAAVLPLDEALEAALLRRGSRKRCAVCGAFFFPKSNRGKYCPDCAGRMKRINAAKRKRKQREKCHALGHFKPA; encoded by the coding sequence ATGAACGGTAATATCCCCCGCATGGACTACCGCCAGTACCGGGCAGCCCGCCGCCTTGTGCATGAGTGCTGCAACTATGACAGCGGGAACTGCCTGCTGTTGGAGGACGGCGAGCCTTGCGTGTGTGTACAGAGTATCAGCTATTCGCTGCTCTGCCGCTGGTTTACCGCCGCTGTCCTGCCCCTTGATGAAGCACTGGAAGCCGCCCTCTTGCGCCGGGGAAGCCGGAAACGCTGCGCTGTCTGCGGGGCGTTCTTCTTCCCAAAATCCAACCGGGGGAAATACTGCCCGGACTGCGCCGGACGCATGAAGCGGATAAACGCCGCCAAACGGAAGCGGAAACAAAGGGAGAAATGTCACGCTTTAGGGCATTTCAAACCCGCATAA
- a CDS encoding relaxase/mobilization nuclease domain-containing protein, producing the protein MTLFATFKHISSKNADYGAAEAYLTFEHDEFTMKATLDENGRLIPREDYRISSLNCGGEDFAVACMRANLRYEKNQKREDVKSHHYIISFDPRDGTDNGLTVDRAQELGEQFCKEHFPGHQALICTHPDGHNHSGNIHVHIVINSLRIYEVPLLPYMDRPADTLEGCKHRCTNAAMEYFKSEVMEMCHREGLYQIDLLNGSKERITEREYWAAKKGQLALDKENAAREAAGQPTKPTKFETDKAKLRRTIRQALSQAGSFDEFSSLLLREGVTVKESRGRLSYLTPDRTKPITARKLGDDFDKAAVLALLTQNAHRAAEQTKAIPEYPAAVKKPLQGEKAAKTTPADNTLQRMVDREAKRAEGKGVGYDRWAAKHNLKQMAATVTAYQQYGFSSPEELDEACSAAYAAMQESLAWLKQVEKTLNGKKELQRQVLAYSKTRPVRDGLKQQKNAKAKAAYRQKHESDFIIADAAARYFRENGISKLPSYKSLQAEIESLIKEKNSGYNDYRAKREEYRRLQTVKGNIDQILRRSEPQRRKEQSHER; encoded by the coding sequence GTGACGCTGTTTGCAACATTCAAACATATCAGCTCTAAAAACGCCGACTATGGCGCAGCGGAAGCCTATCTCACATTTGAGCATGACGAGTTTACCATGAAAGCCACCCTTGATGAAAACGGGCGGCTGATACCGAGGGAGGATTACCGCATTTCTTCCCTCAACTGCGGGGGCGAGGATTTCGCTGTTGCCTGTATGCGAGCCAATCTCCGCTATGAGAAAAACCAAAAACGGGAAGATGTGAAAAGCCACCACTATATCATCAGCTTTGACCCACGGGACGGGACAGACAACGGCTTGACCGTAGACCGGGCGCAGGAGCTGGGCGAGCAGTTCTGCAAGGAGCATTTCCCCGGACACCAAGCCCTAATCTGCACCCACCCGGACGGGCATAACCACAGCGGGAATATCCATGTGCATATCGTCATCAACTCCCTGCGGATTTACGAAGTCCCGCTTCTGCCCTACATGGACAGACCAGCCGACACGCTGGAGGGCTGCAAGCACCGCTGCACCAACGCCGCTATGGAATATTTCAAGAGCGAAGTCATGGAAATGTGCCACCGGGAGGGGCTTTACCAAATCGACCTCTTGAACGGCAGCAAGGAACGGATAACCGAACGGGAATACTGGGCGGCAAAGAAAGGGCAGCTTGCCCTTGACAAAGAGAACGCCGCCAGAGAAGCCGCCGGACAGCCGACCAAGCCCACCAAGTTTGAAACGGACAAGGCGAAGCTGCGCCGGACGATACGGCAGGCACTTTCCCAAGCTGGCAGCTTTGACGAGTTTTCTTCCCTTTTGCTGCGGGAGGGTGTGACCGTCAAGGAGAGCCGGGGGCGGCTTTCCTACCTCACGCCGGACAGGACAAAGCCTATCACAGCCCGAAAGCTGGGGGACGATTTTGACAAGGCTGCTGTCCTTGCCCTGCTCACGCAGAACGCCCACAGAGCTGCCGAACAGACCAAAGCCATACCCGAATACCCTGCCGCAGTTAAAAAGCCGTTACAAGGGGAAAAAGCTGCAAAAACCACCCCGGCAGACAACACCTTGCAGCGCATGGTTGACCGGGAAGCCAAGCGAGCCGAGGGCAAGGGCGTGGGCTATGACCGCTGGGCGGCAAAGCACAACCTAAAGCAAATGGCAGCTACCGTTACCGCCTATCAGCAGTACGGCTTTTCCTCCCCGGAGGAACTGGACGAAGCCTGTTCTGCCGCCTATGCCGCCATGCAGGAAAGCCTTGCGTGGTTGAAGCAGGTGGAAAAGACGCTGAACGGGAAAAAGGAGCTGCAACGGCAGGTGCTTGCCTATTCCAAGACCCGCCCTGTCCGGGACGGGCTGAAACAGCAGAAAAACGCCAAAGCAAAAGCAGCCTACCGTCAGAAGCATGAAAGTGACTTTATCATAGCAGACGCAGCCGCCCGCTATTTCAGGGAGAACGGCATTTCCAAGCTGCCGAGCTATAAATCCCTGCAAGCAGAGATTGAAAGCCTTATCAAAGAGAAAAACAGCGGCTACAACGATTACCGGGCAAAACGGGAGGAGTACCGCCGCTTGCAGACTGTCAAGGGCAATATCGACCAGATTTTACGCCGGAGCGAGCCGCAGCGCAGAAAGGAGCAGAGCCATGAACGGTAA
- a CDS encoding plasmid mobilization protein — translation MKRYNTPHRSRVVKTRMTEEEYAEFAQRLSAYHMSQAEFIRQAITGAAIRPIITVSPINDELLAAVGKLTAEYGRIGGNLNQIARTLNEWHSPYPQLAGEVRAAVSDLAALKFEVLQKVGDAVCNIQTYQL, via the coding sequence ATGAAACGATACAACACGCCGCACCGCAGCCGGGTAGTCAAAACACGCATGACCGAGGAAGAATACGCCGAGTTTGCCCAGCGGCTTTCTGCTTACCACATGAGCCAAGCCGAGTTTATCCGGCAAGCCATAACCGGGGCAGCCATACGCCCCATCATAACCGTTTCCCCCATCAATGACGAGCTGCTTGCCGCTGTCGGGAAGCTGACCGCCGAATACGGGAGGATCGGCGGCAACTTAAACCAGATAGCCCGGACGCTGAACGAGTGGCACAGTCCCTATCCGCAGCTTGCCGGGGAGGTACGGGCGGCGGTTTCCGACCTTGCTGCCCTAAAGTTTGAAGTCTTGCAGAAAGTGGGTGACGCTGTTTGCAACATTCAAACATATCAGCTCTAA